A stretch of the Coleofasciculus sp. FACHB-1120 genome encodes the following:
- the phoU gene encoding phosphate signaling complex protein PhoU, producing the protein MLSSKHVHTERIHFERRTRGLLRDVLRMGALVENSFRLAHQALFSRNLAAAREIPLLDKQIDRFYRQIELDCATLMTLESPVAQDLRLLSACMQLVRDLERIGDYAKDLAEIAIKLFPYPPHSCLPQIEVMSHHAQTMLASSLVALANLDAAAGKAVKQQDDAVDTAYETVYQILAFQRDIKGVVEPILLMGLIIRHLERMADHATNIGQRVSYIVTGTRS; encoded by the coding sequence ATGCTTTCCTCTAAACACGTGCATACGGAACGGATACACTTCGAGCGAAGAACTAGGGGCTTATTAAGAGATGTTTTGCGAATGGGAGCCTTAGTAGAAAACTCCTTTCGTCTCGCGCATCAAGCCCTGTTTTCCCGTAACCTAGCTGCCGCTAGGGAAATTCCCTTATTAGATAAACAAATTGACCGATTTTATCGGCAAATCGAGCTAGATTGTGCAACTTTAATGACCTTAGAATCGCCGGTTGCACAGGATTTGCGTTTACTCAGTGCTTGTATGCAACTGGTGCGAGACTTAGAACGCATTGGTGATTACGCCAAAGACTTAGCAGAAATTGCGATTAAACTCTTTCCTTACCCCCCTCATTCTTGTCTACCGCAGATTGAGGTAATGTCCCATCATGCCCAAACTATGCTGGCGTCGAGTTTAGTAGCGCTGGCAAATTTGGACGCAGCAGCAGGGAAAGCGGTCAAGCAGCAAGACGATGCTGTGGACACTGCTTACGAAACGGTTTATCAAATCTTGGCCTTTCAGCGGGATATCAAAGGCGTGGTTGAACCGATTCTGTTGATGGGGTTGATCATTCGGCATTTAGAACGAATGGCAGACCACGCCACCAATATTGGTCAACGAGTTTCCTACATTGTTACGGGAACACGGTCTTAA